In a genomic window of Agarivorans albus:
- a CDS encoding MlaA family lipoprotein produces the protein MRKVVTAFLMFAVMLSTASTTMANEVEAFDEPYQDFSDPFEGFNRSMWNFNYNYLDKPLYRPVTHVYAEYLPFGIREAMNNVIRNLEEPASFANHLLQGKVERASNNLVRFLFNSSFGIFGIFDLMGRSGVQRDIEEFGDVMGFYGVPEGPYVMLPVLGPTTVRKEVGDWVDAFASPLTNLTFAEQVIKWGLDGLYKRASVIEQEPLLDNSLDSYTFVKDAYLQYRLYRFYNGKPPTSSKQDIDSALEDYLDELEDY, from the coding sequence GTGCGTAAAGTAGTTACAGCTTTTTTGATGTTTGCTGTTATGTTGTCTACTGCATCTACCACAATGGCTAATGAAGTAGAGGCTTTTGATGAACCTTATCAAGACTTCTCCGATCCTTTCGAAGGCTTCAATCGAAGCATGTGGAACTTCAACTATAACTATTTGGATAAGCCTCTTTATCGTCCTGTAACACATGTGTATGCCGAGTACTTACCCTTTGGCATTCGCGAAGCCATGAACAACGTGATTCGTAACTTGGAAGAGCCCGCTAGTTTTGCTAACCACCTCCTGCAAGGCAAGGTAGAACGTGCTTCTAATAATCTAGTTCGATTTTTGTTTAACTCCAGCTTTGGTATCTTTGGCATTTTCGATTTAATGGGGCGCTCCGGTGTACAGCGAGACATCGAAGAGTTCGGCGATGTAATGGGGTTCTACGGGGTGCCAGAAGGGCCTTATGTAATGTTGCCTGTACTTGGGCCAACCACCGTACGTAAGGAAGTTGGCGACTGGGTAGACGCATTCGCATCGCCATTAACTAACTTAACGTTTGCCGAACAAGTGATTAAGTGGGGCTTAGATGGCTTGTATAAACGTGCGTCAGTTATTGAGCAAGAGCCTCTATTGGATAACTCGCTAGACAGCTATACCTTTGTTAAAGATGCTTACTTACAGTATCGCTTATATCGCTTTTACAACGGTAAGCCGCCAACATCCTCAAAACAAGATATCGATTCAGCTTTAGAAGATTATTTAGACGAGTTAGAAGATTATTAA
- the cysN gene encoding sulfate adenylyltransferase subunit CysN: MSHQSTLIASDIEEYLQQHEQKQLLRLLTCGSVDDGKSTLIGRLLHDSKMIFEDQLATIKNDSKRFNTTDGEFDLALLVDGLQSEREQGITIDVAYRYFSTEKRKFIIADTPGHEQYTRNMATGASNCDLAIVMIDARYGVQVQTRRHSFIVSTLGIKQVIVAINKMDLVEFSEARFEEIKAEYQKFAENLNIDSIKFVPISALNGDNVVERSEQSAWYHGETLMGMLESAPISAGQNFDDFRFPVQYVNRPNLDFRGFCGTISSGIVRKGDEVTSLPSGKTSKVKSIVTFDGEIDEAYAPMAVTLTLEDEIDASRGNMLVHSNNKPWVASSAEATIVWMAEEPMIANKQYDFKLASKTTSGSIAKIEHQIDVNTLEEQEAVRLGLNEIGSCQVQFSQQVAFDAYNKAKGTGSFIIIDRISNVTVGAGIITAKGSLEEAGQQQEFSAFELELNALVRKHFPHWDAKDLSELLK; this comes from the coding sequence ATGTCTCATCAATCAACATTGATTGCTTCAGATATCGAAGAGTACTTACAACAACATGAACAGAAACAGCTACTACGTTTACTAACCTGTGGTAGCGTTGATGATGGTAAAAGCACCTTAATTGGTCGCTTACTGCATGATTCAAAAATGATTTTTGAAGATCAGTTAGCAACCATCAAAAATGATTCAAAACGTTTTAATACCACAGATGGTGAGTTTGACTTAGCGCTATTGGTTGACGGTTTGCAGTCGGAACGAGAACAGGGCATTACCATTGATGTTGCTTACCGTTATTTCTCTACAGAAAAGCGTAAGTTTATTATTGCCGACACTCCAGGTCATGAACAATACACCCGTAACATGGCAACTGGCGCATCGAACTGTGATTTAGCTATTGTAATGATTGATGCCCGCTATGGTGTGCAAGTACAAACTCGCCGTCATAGCTTTATCGTATCAACATTGGGTATTAAGCAAGTAATTGTAGCCATTAACAAAATGGACTTGGTTGAATTTTCCGAAGCTCGCTTTGAAGAGATCAAAGCAGAGTATCAAAAGTTTGCTGAGAATTTGAATATCGATAGCATCAAGTTCGTACCAATCTCTGCATTAAATGGTGACAACGTGGTAGAGCGCAGTGAACAAAGCGCTTGGTATCACGGTGAAACCTTGATGGGGATGCTAGAAAGTGCGCCAATTAGTGCCGGACAAAACTTTGATGACTTCCGTTTCCCTGTTCAATACGTTAATCGTCCAAATCTAGATTTCCGTGGTTTCTGCGGCACGATCAGCTCTGGTATTGTGCGCAAAGGCGATGAAGTAACGTCGTTACCTTCAGGTAAAACCTCGAAAGTGAAAAGTATTGTCACCTTTGATGGTGAAATTGATGAAGCCTACGCGCCTATGGCGGTAACTCTTACTTTAGAAGATGAAATTGATGCAAGTCGCGGAAACATGCTGGTACATAGCAACAATAAACCTTGGGTAGCCAGCAGCGCAGAAGCAACCATTGTTTGGATGGCCGAAGAGCCAATGATTGCTAACAAACAATACGATTTTAAACTAGCGTCTAAAACCACTTCAGGCTCTATCGCTAAGATCGAGCACCAAATAGATGTGAATACCTTAGAAGAGCAAGAAGCTGTTCGCCTAGGTTTAAACGAGATTGGTTCTTGCCAAGTTCAGTTTAGCCAGCAAGTTGCTTTTGATGCTTATAACAAAGCCAAAGGTACTGGTTCATTTATTATTATTGATCGTATTTCTAATGTAACTGTAGGTGCCGGTATTATTACCGCAAAGGGTAGTTTAGAAGAAGCCGGGCAGCAGCAAGAGTTCTCTGCATTTGAATTAGAACTTAATGCGCTAGTTCGTAAACACTTCCCGCATTGGGATGCTAAAGACTTAAGCGAATTACTTAAGTAA
- a CDS encoding response regulator, whose product MLERDDNPLYGISILVVEDEVVFRQQLLAFLTQQGAMVGAVGDGQEALNAINQQHYDIILMDLIMPRMNGVELLQRLNNFPGSVVVISGKSTMADLRKVLQLGASDFLVKPLTDFNELTDTILANLSMANEHSLQMEFAEFDEHKAHFKANDAQASMVLNEILPENTQEIIGFFCHYRLKGQSLFPIIKQIDEHHVGFLVVDICLLGDEGVVAAVIINGFFQDMWNRFLVNDPTALQPSEALSTLNRIIKAADLRAPVACLYGVIEHDQVLFANAGLLDAPTPFDAAHPGMPLGLNADAHYLESIGKLSDIGFSLRFKNLADDRINLKLFPVN is encoded by the coding sequence GTGCTGGAGCGCGACGATAACCCTTTATACGGGATCTCAATTTTAGTTGTAGAAGATGAAGTGGTGTTTCGTCAGCAGTTGCTCGCGTTTCTAACTCAACAAGGCGCAATGGTTGGGGCTGTAGGCGATGGACAAGAAGCTCTTAATGCTATCAATCAACAACATTACGATATTATTTTAATGGATCTCATCATGCCGCGCATGAATGGGGTAGAACTGCTGCAACGCTTAAACAACTTCCCCGGCAGTGTTGTGGTTATTTCCGGCAAAAGCACCATGGCCGATTTACGTAAAGTATTACAGCTCGGCGCTAGTGACTTTTTAGTTAAACCGCTAACCGATTTTAATGAGTTAACCGACACCATTCTTGCTAACCTTTCAATGGCTAACGAGCACAGCCTGCAAATGGAATTTGCCGAGTTCGATGAACATAAAGCCCACTTTAAAGCCAATGATGCTCAAGCGAGCATGGTATTGAATGAAATTCTTCCAGAGAATACCCAAGAAATCATCGGGTTCTTTTGTCATTATCGATTGAAAGGGCAATCTCTGTTTCCCATTATTAAGCAAATTGACGAGCATCATGTAGGTTTTTTGGTGGTTGATATTTGCTTATTAGGTGATGAAGGTGTTGTTGCCGCGGTCATAATAAATGGCTTTTTCCAAGACATGTGGAACCGCTTTTTGGTTAATGATCCTACAGCGCTTCAACCCAGCGAAGCCCTTAGTACGCTTAACCGTATTATTAAAGCGGCCGATTTGCGGGCACCAGTTGCCTGCTTGTATGGTGTGATAGAGCACGATCAAGTATTGTTTGCCAATGCGGGGTTGTTAGATGCACCAACACCTTTTGATGCAGCTCATCCTGGAATGCCTTTAGGTCTTAACGCCGATGCTCATTACTTAGAAAGTATTGGCAAGCTGTCAGACATAGGCTTTAGCTTGCGTTTTAAAAACTTGGCCGACGATCGCATCAACCTAAAACTCTTCCCAGTAAACTAG
- the cysD gene encoding sulfate adenylyltransferase subunit CysD, whose translation MENYNLTHLKALEAESIHIIREVAAEFDNPVMLYSVGKDSAVMLHLARKAFYPGKIPFPLLHVDTDWKFKEMIQFRDRMAEKYDFELLVHKNPEGLEMGIGPFTHGSAVHTDVMKTQGLKQALNKYQFDAAFGGARRDEEKSRAKERVYSFRDKNHRWDPKSQRPELWNTYNSKVNKGESIRVFPLSNWTELDIWQYIYLENIEIVPLYLSQERPVVERDGTLIMVDDERMPVEEGEIQHKMVRFRTLGCYPLTGAVESEATTLPEVIQEMLLTKTSERQGRVIDHDSAGSMEKKKMEGYF comes from the coding sequence ATGGAAAATTATAACTTAACTCATCTTAAAGCATTAGAAGCCGAGAGTATCCATATCATCCGTGAAGTAGCGGCTGAGTTCGACAATCCGGTAATGCTGTACTCAGTGGGTAAAGACTCCGCGGTAATGCTTCATTTAGCGCGTAAAGCTTTCTACCCCGGAAAAATTCCTTTCCCATTACTGCACGTAGATACCGACTGGAAATTTAAAGAAATGATCCAGTTCCGTGACCGCATGGCAGAAAAGTACGACTTCGAATTGCTAGTGCATAAAAATCCTGAAGGTCTTGAAATGGGTATTGGCCCTTTCACTCACGGTAGTGCAGTGCACACTGATGTGATGAAAACTCAAGGCTTAAAGCAAGCATTAAACAAATACCAGTTTGATGCTGCCTTTGGTGGCGCGCGTCGTGATGAAGAAAAATCTCGAGCTAAAGAGCGAGTTTATTCATTCCGTGATAAGAACCACCGTTGGGATCCAAAATCACAACGCCCTGAACTTTGGAATACTTATAACTCAAAAGTAAACAAAGGCGAAAGCATTCGAGTATTCCCGCTATCTAACTGGACCGAGTTAGATATTTGGCAATATATCTACCTAGAAAATATAGAAATTGTTCCTCTTTATTTGTCTCAAGAGCGCCCAGTAGTTGAGCGTGACGGCACTTTAATCATGGTAGATGATGAGCGTATGCCGGTTGAAGAAGGGGAAATTCAACACAAAATGGTACGTTTTCGTACTTTAGGCTGTTACCCACTTACCGGAGCCGTAGAGTCAGAAGCCACCACTCTACCTGAAGTTATTCAAGAAATGCTGTTGACTAAAACCTCTGAACGGCAAGGTCGTGTGATTGACCATGATAGCGCAGGGTCAATGGAGAAGAAGAAAATGGAAGGTTATTTCTAA
- a CDS encoding SLC13 family permease, which yields MSIQAILVLVIFIGTIASLIRYQQYPAKIFGGVMLLLFVLDLVSSDQLLASVSNQGLMTLVLLMLCSIALEKTRLLRVLAASIIKPSLRSTWLRLYSTTVLSSAALNNTAVVATLLAPIRNNPYHSASRLLLPLSYAAILGGTLTLIGTSTNLIVNSLLLESTGESLGFFDFTLIGLVAVVACGFTLAFFSRYLPDHKREENHYHRYFIDAKIQLDSALIGKSVEENGLRHLESLFLVEIVRDGKLISPVAPTEVMQQADRLIFSGDVTKVMQLNQFSGLQTFADSNGLLGSNLTEVVIRPESMLVGKSLKGAGFRARFDAAVVAIKRDGERVSGKLGEITLQAGDFLVLAVGADFKSRTNLSKNFIVVSGVEPDTRLNGASELIAIGGFVLAVGAAAIGLVSLFKAMVVLLGGLIFFRCLTPSELVRRFPKEIWLIVASALALSQAMHNAGLIELLEGLFNGGLSGQWFMLSLVAVYLLTWIFTELVTNNAAAALMFPLAYGLANALGANPMTFVMTVAFAASASFVSPYGYQTNLMVYNAGRYSLRDFVKLGLPVALVYGLVVLVLVPIVFPL from the coding sequence ATGAGCATTCAGGCCATATTGGTGCTAGTGATTTTCATTGGCACCATTGCGTCTTTAATTCGTTATCAGCAGTATCCTGCCAAAATCTTTGGCGGGGTAATGCTACTGCTGTTCGTGCTTGATTTAGTTAGTAGCGATCAGCTGTTAGCTAGTGTATCGAATCAAGGTTTAATGACCTTGGTTCTGTTAATGTTATGCTCGATAGCCTTGGAAAAAACACGATTATTGCGAGTGCTGGCGGCCTCCATCATTAAACCATCGCTTCGTTCTACTTGGCTTCGATTATATTCCACCACGGTGTTGTCTTCTGCTGCCTTAAATAATACAGCGGTAGTTGCCACCTTATTGGCGCCAATTCGTAATAATCCGTATCACAGTGCTAGCCGCTTATTGTTGCCCTTATCTTACGCGGCTATTTTGGGCGGGACGCTTACCTTAATTGGCACCTCTACCAACCTTATCGTAAACAGCTTGTTGCTTGAGAGCACTGGTGAAAGTTTAGGCTTTTTTGATTTTACTTTAATAGGCTTGGTTGCCGTGGTGGCTTGTGGTTTTACTTTGGCGTTTTTTTCACGCTATTTACCCGATCACAAGCGCGAAGAAAATCATTATCATCGCTACTTTATTGACGCCAAAATTCAATTGGATTCGGCCTTAATAGGTAAAAGTGTGGAAGAAAACGGGCTGCGTCACTTAGAGTCACTGTTCCTTGTGGAAATTGTTCGAGATGGAAAACTGATTAGCCCGGTAGCTCCCACCGAAGTGATGCAGCAAGCCGACCGGCTTATTTTTAGCGGCGACGTTACAAAAGTTATGCAACTTAATCAGTTTTCTGGACTACAAACCTTTGCGGATTCAAATGGCTTATTGGGCTCTAACCTTACCGAAGTAGTTATTCGCCCTGAAAGCATGTTGGTGGGGAAAAGCTTAAAAGGCGCCGGTTTTCGTGCCCGGTTTGATGCAGCGGTTGTGGCTATTAAGCGAGATGGTGAAAGAGTATCAGGGAAGCTAGGCGAAATAACCCTGCAGGCCGGAGACTTTTTGGTGTTGGCGGTTGGCGCCGATTTTAAGTCGCGAACTAACCTAAGCAAAAATTTTATCGTGGTAAGTGGCGTAGAGCCCGATACTCGTCTAAATGGTGCTTCAGAGCTTATTGCAATTGGTGGCTTTGTTCTAGCCGTGGGTGCAGCAGCGATTGGCTTGGTTAGCCTATTTAAAGCGATGGTTGTGTTGTTAGGTGGTTTAATCTTTTTCAGGTGCTTAACTCCCAGTGAGTTAGTACGCCGTTTTCCTAAAGAAATTTGGTTAATAGTAGCCTCAGCTTTGGCATTGTCACAGGCTATGCACAATGCAGGTTTAATTGAGTTGCTTGAGGGTTTGTTCAACGGCGGCTTAAGTGGCCAATGGTTTATGCTGAGTTTAGTGGCAGTGTACCTACTAACTTGGATATTTACCGAGTTGGTTACCAATAATGCTGCGGCAGCCTTAATGTTTCCTTTAGCTTATGGCTTGGCTAACGCATTAGGAGCTAATCCGATGACCTTTGTAATGACGGTAGCTTTTGCAGCGAGTGCTAGCTTTGTAAGCCCCTATGGATATCAAACTAATTTAATGGTGTATAACGCCGGTCGCTACAGTTTACGAGACTTTGTTAAATTAGGTTTACCGGTAGCCTTGGTTTATGGCTTGGTGGTTTTGGTATTGGTTCCAATAGTTTTTCCTTTATAG